From a single Pelmatolapia mariae isolate MD_Pm_ZW linkage group LG20, Pm_UMD_F_2, whole genome shotgun sequence genomic region:
- the arih2 gene encoding E3 ubiquitin-protein ligase ARIH2 — protein sequence MSVDMNSQASDSNEEDFGVNSEEEDEDDGGEEEDPGDIAGYYDGVASDVEQQGADSFDPEEYQFTCLTYKESQRVLMEEVNTVAAALKVVPSVAKLILVHFHWQVSQILDRYKSNSSLLLSDALVQPSSTCKSVTAPQSLQCGVCLQVVRRDSLLALPCQHSFCKACWEQHCTVLVKDGTGVGISCMAQDCSLQMPEDFVLPLLPGEELKDKYRRYLFRDYVESHFQLQLCPGADCPMVIKVQEPRARRVQCSRCSEVFCFKCRQMYHAPTDCATIRKWLTKCADDSETANYISAHTKDCPKCNICIEKNGGCNHMQCSKCKHDFCWMCLGDWKTHGSEYYECSRYKENPDIVNQSQQAQAREALKKYLFYFERWENHNKSLQLEAQTYQRIQEKIQERVMNNLGTWIDWQYLHNAAKLLAKCRYTLQYTYPYAYYMESGPRKKLFEYQQAQLEAEIENLSWKVERADSYERGGEGELSASDRGDLENQMHIAEQRRRTLLKDFHDT from the exons ATGTCTGTGGACATGAATAGCCAGGCGTCGGATAGCAACGAGGAAGACTTCGGGGTGAACtcagaagaggaggatgaggatgatggaggagaagaggaggatcCGGGTGATATTGCAGGATACTACGACGGAGTGGCCAGTGATGTGGAGCAACAAGGCGCCGACTCCTTCGATCCAGAGGAGTACCAGTTCACCTGTCTGACCTACAAAGAGAGCCAGCGGGTGCTGATGGAGGAGGTTAACACTGTGGCTGCCGCACTGAAG GTTGTACCGTCAGTAGCAAAACTGATCCTAGTGCATTTCCACTGGCAGGTTTCACAGATATTGGACAG ATATAAGTCCAACTCGTCTCTGCTTTTGTCAGACGCTCTGGTCCAGCCCAGCAGCACGTGCAAATCAGTCACT GCCCCTCAGTCCCTCCAGTGTGGTGTGTGTCTACAGGTCGTACGGAGAGACTCTCTGCTGGCACTGCCCTGCCAGCACTCCTTCTGTAAAGCATGCTGGGAGCAGCACTGCACCGTACTGGTCAAAGATGGCACGGGAGTGG GTATCTCGTGTATGGCTCAGGACTGTTCCCTGCAGATGCCAGAAGACTTTGTCCTGCCACTGCTGCCAGGAGAGGAGCTCAAGGACAAATACAGACGCTACCTCTTCAGAGACTATGTCGAG AGTCACTTCCAATTGCAGCTGTGTCCAGGTGCAGACTGTCCCATGGTCATCAAAGTGCAGGAGCCACGGGCACGTAGAGTGCAGTGTAGCCGCTGCAGTGAAGTCTTCTG TTTCAAATGCCGTCAGATGTATCATGCACCCACAGACTGTGCAACAATTAGGAAATGGCTGACCAAATGTGCAGACGACTCAGAGACTGCAAACTACATCAGCGCCCACACTAAAGAT TGTCCTAAGTGCAATATCTGCATTGAGAAGAATGGAGGGTGCAATCACATG cAATGCTCCAAGTGCAAACACG ACTTCTGCTGGATGTGTCTTGGAGACTGGAAGACTCATGGCAGTGAATACTACGAGTGCAGTCGCTACAAAGAAAATCCTGATATAGTCAACCAGAGCCAGCAGGCTCAGGCCAGAGAGGCCCTCAAGAAATATCTCTTCTACTTTGAGAGG TGGGAGAATCACAACAAATCTCTGCAGTTGGAAGCTCAGACATACCAGAGGATTCAGGAGAAGATCCAGGAGAGAGTAATGAACAATCTGGGAACCTGGATCGACTGGCAGTACCTGCATAACGCTGCAAAGCTACTGGCAAAG TGTCGCTACACACTGCAGTATACCTACCCTTACGCCTATTACATGGAGTCAGGCCCGCGCAAGAAACTG TTTGAGTACCAGCAGGCCCAGCTGGAAGCAGAGATAGAAAACTTGTCGTGGAAGGTCGAGCGAGCCGACAGCTACGAGAGAGGAGGCGAGGGAGAGCTCAGCGCCAGTGACAGAGGG GATCTGGAAAATCAGATGCACATTGCTGAGCAGAGGCGACGCACGCTGCTGAAGGATTTCCACGACACCTGA